In Mus musculus strain C57BL/6J chromosome 15, GRCm38.p6 C57BL/6J, the genomic stretch ACAGTATGTATAATAATTATATCTACCTGGCAAGCTGGATCAGCCTATAGGCAACATACTTTCGGGACAGATACCCCAGCCGAACTGTATCTATATGAAGTAATTCGATTATGAGATTCTTGGCAATTGTGAGATACTGTGCAGGGAGTGCAGAAGTTTGTGCCGCCTGATTTAATGTGACCAGGTTCTTCCTCTGAGCCTCCACATCGACGACATAGCCGTCTTCAGGGTGCTGATCAGTGGGGGACACTATCATCTTGGCTTCTCTGGTACTAGAAACAGGGGTTGGTGTCCAGGGCTTGTCTATCGGCGGGAGCCATGGTTTCTGGCCCTTTTCAGAAGTTGAGATCTGTGGTGTTTGGGGGAGTTGAGTGGTAAGAGATGGTAGTGGTGTTCCAGGCTTCTCTCTAGAAAGGGCTTTCTCATCAATGAGAGGGGACTGTGACCGAGCTATCCCGGAGCTGGTGCCATAAGGCTGAAATATTCCAAATGGTTGCACACCCAAGGCATCTTGGAGTGCTTGAGTTTGTTCTGAAGTGTCAGGAGTCTTAGGTATTTGGGTCTTCTCAATAGGGAATGGAGCCTGAGAGGTCTCAAAACCCAGAGTGACATTTGGGAGACCTCTTGCTGATTTAGGTTTTAGAGGTTTGGCTTTTGAACTTCTCTGAGGTCTTCCAGGGGTTGGTAGGGCCTCTGCTGTGAAAGGATGCAGTGGGATGGAAGAGATTGCTGGCATGAAGCCTTGCTCGGGAATGAGCCTTGATGGGCCTTGCCATTCAGGAGGCTGGAGGGGGGTGGTTCTGGACATTGGGAGCTCCTCATGGGCAGCAGAGCCTCCAGAAACAAGTCCTGGCACCTCTCCAGAGGTGGGTGGGACTCTAGGTTTGAAGAAATGCCTAGGACCAAGGGGTGGCCCTGGAGTGGGAGGAGCCCCAGGTGCTAGGAGCTGTCTGAGGGAAGGAGGGGTTTCTGGTGCTAGGGGCTGTGCAAGAACGTCTTGGCCCCTGTCTGTGAGAGTCTGTCTGTAGGTAGGAGACATCCATGGcttctcagagtccagaagaCTACCTATTCCTAGGCTTGTCGTAGGGGTAAATGGGGCTTGAGTAGGAGAAGGCCTCAATGCCTGCAGTGgaatagaagcagggtaagaatCCTTCCATCTTTGAGATAGTCTGTCGGTGGAAGTAGCCAACGTGGCAGGCTTCTCCAAGGTAAAAGGGCTGGGAAATGCCTGAGCTGGCTGGCGAGCAGTAATCCCCAGGGCTTGCAGTTGCTTAGTGGTAGTGATGTTTGGTGCCTCTTGAGCCATTCCTGGTGTGACTGAAATCTCCCATCTCCAAGCCAGATTCTCAGTGAGAGCGTCTTCTAGTGCTGCCACCTGCTCAGAGGTGAGGGTGACAGCTGCTGCCTGAGTTTGTTCGTAGGTAAAAGTGacacccaagtgctgggctttCTGGAGAGTGATGGTGAACAGCAGTGTTTGTGTGAGCTCTGGAGCAAGCTGCTTCTGCAAAGGCTGGGCCTGACTGGGTGTGAGGGGTGGCAGCTTTGCCTTGGCAGGCTCAACTGCCTGGGGCTGCTTGGGAGTGAGGGGAGAGATTCCcaattctttctcctttctctttgaagGTGGAGTTACAATTGCCTGGGGCTGCTTGGGAGTGAGGGGAGAGATTCCCATTTCTGTCTCCTTTGTCTTTGAAAGTAGAGCTCCAAATGCCTGGAATGGTTGGGTAGTTAGTGGGATTTCAATTGTCTGGGTATATTTAGAGGCGACAGCTGGTTTGGGGATTTGGATAGACTCAGAGATAAGGATTTGACTTCTCTGGGCTTCAAGTTGCTTCTTAGAAAGATGGCTCCTTAGTGCTTTTGTTTGTCTATAGGTTAATGGAACATCCAATTCCTGGAATTTCTTAGGAGAAAAAATACCTTGTGCCTGGGCCTGCTCAGGTGTGAGAGCAATCCCCAGGGCATGGGCCTGCTCAGGTGTGAGAGCAATCCCCAGAGCCTGGGCCTGCTCAGGAGTGACTGTGATTCTGTGGGCCTGGGCCTGTTCAGGAGTAAGAATGACTCCCAGAGCCTGGGCCTGCTCAGGGGTCAGACTGGTCCTCCGTGCCTTGGCCTGCTTAGGGGTGACAGTGATCCCCAGGGCCTGGGCCTGCTCAGGGGTGAGGCAAATCTTCATTACCTTGGCTTGACTAGCAGTGAGAGTGATTCCCAGGTACTGGGCCTGCTTAGGGGTGAGATAAATCCCCAATGACAGGGTCTCCTTAGTGGGGAAACTGGTCCTCAAGGCCTGAACCTGCTCAGAGGTCAGACTTAAACGTCTTTCCTGGTAAGGctcaggggtaggggtgggaatgATTCCCACAGCTTCAGCCTGCTTAAGGGTAGAAGCTATTCCCAGATCCTGGGCCTGCTCAGGGGTGAGAGTGAGCCCCAGGTCCTGAGCTTGCTGAGGGGTCAGATTAATCCTCTGTGCCTTGGCCTGCTCAACTGTGAGAGCGATTCCCAGGGAGTGGGCCTCCTCAGGGGTCAGACTGATCCCCTTTGCCTGCTCAGGGCTGACAGTGATTCCCAGAGCCTGGGCCTGCTGAGGAGTGAGATATATCTTTTGTACCTGGGCCTGCTGAGGGGTGAGAGTGAGCCCCATTGCTTGGGCCTGCAGGGGACTAAAACTGATCTCTTGTTGTTTGGGAATGAGAGAAATCCCCAGATCCTGGGCCTGCTCAGGGGTGAGAGTGATCCCCAGGTCCTGAGCTTGTTGAGGGGTCAAATTAATCCTCTGTGCCTTGGCCTGCTCAACTGTGAGAATTATCCCTAGGGAGTGGGCCTCCTCAGGGGTCAGACTGATCCCCTTTGCCTGCTCAGGGCTGACAGTGATTCCCAGAGCCTGGGCCTGCTGAGGAGTGAGATATATCTTTTGTACCTGGGCCTGCTGAGGGGTGAGAGTGAGCCCCATTGCTTGGGCCTGCAGGGGACTAAAACTGATCTCTTGTTGTTTGGGAATGAGAGAAATCCCCAGATCCTGGGCCTGCTCAGGGGTGAGAGTGAGCCCCAGGTCCTGAGCTTGTTGAGGGGTCAAATTAATCCTCTGTGCCTTGGCCTGCTCAACTGTGAGAATTATCCCTAGGGAGTGGGCCTCCTCAGGGGTCAGACTGATCCCCTTTGCCTGCTCAGGGCTGACAGTGATTCCCAGAGCCTGGGCCTGCTGAGGAGTGAGATATATCTTTTGTACCTGGGCCTGCTGAGGGGTGAGAGTGAGCCCCATTGCTTGGGCCTGCAGGGGACTAAAACTGATCTCTTGTTTGGGAATGAGAGAAATCCCCAGATCCTGGGCCTGCTCAGGGGTGAGAGTGAGCCCCAGGTCCTGAGCTTGTTGAGGGGTCAAATTAATCCTCTTTGCCTTGGCCTGCTCAACTGTGAGAATTATCCCTAGGGAGTGGGCCTCCTCAGGGGTCAGACTGATCCCCTTGGCCTTGGCCTGCTCAGGGCTGACAGTGATTCCCAGAGCCTGGGCCTGCTGAGGAGTGAGATATATCTTTTGTACCTGGGCCTGCTGAGGGGTGAGAGTGAGCCCCAGAGCTTGGGCCTGCtctggactaagactgatctccTGTTGTTTAGGAATGAGAGAAATCCCCAGAGCCTGGGCCTGTTCAGGGCTGAGAGTGGTCGGCTGAGGGGTCGGAGTGATGCCCAGGGCCTGGGCCTGCTCAGGGGTTAGTGTGATCGGCTGAGGGGTCGGAGTGATACCCAGGGCCTGGGCCTGTTCAGGGCTGAGAGTGGTCGGCTGAGGGGTCGGAGTGATGCCCAGGGCCTGGGCCTGCTCAGGGGTTAGTGTGATCGGCTGAGGGGTCGGAGTGATGCCCAGGGCCTGGACCAGCTCAGGGGTTAGTGTGATCGGCTGAGGGGTAGGAGTGATGCCCAGGGCCTGGGCCTGCTCAGGGGTTAGTGTGATCGGCTGTGGGGTAGGAGTGATACCCAGGGCCTGGGTCTGCTCAGGGGTTAGTGTGATCGGCTGAGGGGTCGGAGTGATGCCCAGGGCCTGGGCCTGCTCAGGGGTTAGTGTGATCGGCTGTGGGGTAGGAGTGATACCCAGGGCCTGGGCCTGCTCAGGGGTTAGTGTGATCGGCTGAGGGGTCGGAGTGATGCCCAGGGCCTGGACCTGCTCAGGGGTTAGTGTGATCGGCTGAGGGGTCGGAGTGATGCCCAGGGCCTGGGCCTGCTCAGGGGTTAGTGTGATCGGCTGAGGGGTCGGAGTGATGCCCAGGGCCTGGGTCTGCTCAGGGGTTAGTGTGATCGGCTGAGGGGTCGGAGTGATGCCCAGGGCCTGGGCCTGCTCAGGGGTTAGTGTGATCGGCTGAGGGGTCGGAGTGATGCCCAGGGCCTGGGCCTGCTCAGGGGTTAGTGTGATCGGCTGAGGGGTCGGAGTGATGCCCAGGGCCTGGGCCTGCTCAGGGGTTAGTGTGATCGGCTGTGGGGTAGGAGTGATACCCAGGGCCTGGGTCTGCTCAGGGGTTAGTGTGATCGGCTGAGGGGTCGGAGTGATGCCCAGGGCCTGGGCCTGCTCAGGGGTTAGTGTGATCGGCTGTGGGGTAGGAGTGATACCCAGGGCCTGGGTCTGCTCAGGGGTTAGTGTGATCGGCTGAGGGGTCGGAGTGATGCCCAGGGCCTGGGCCTGCTCAGGGGTTAGTGTGATCGGCTGTGGGGTAGGAGTGATACCCAGGGCCTGGGTCTGCTCAGGGGTTAGTGTGGTCGGCTGTGGGGTCGGAGTGATGCCCAGGGCCTGGGCCTGCTCAGGGCTGAGAGTGATTGACTCACGGTTCGGAGTGATGCCCAGGGCCTGGACCTGCTCAGGGGTTAGTGTGATCGGCTGTGGGGTAGGAGTGATACCCAGGGCCTGGGCCTGCTCAGGGGTGAGAGTGGTCGGCTGAGGGGTCGGAGTGATACCCAGGGCCTCAGCCTGTTGAGGGCTCAGACTGACCTGCTCAGCGGTGAGAGTGTTCGCCAAGGCCTTGGCCTGCTCAGGGGTTAGTGTGATCAGCTGAGGGGTTGGGGTGATACCCAGAGCCTGGGTCTGCTCAGGGGTGAAAGTGATCGGCTGAGGGGTCGGGGTGATACCCAGGGCCTGGGTCTGATCAGGGCTCAGATTGATTCTCTGAGTCTTGACCTGCTCAGTGGTGAGAATGAGTGCCAGGGCCTGGGCCTGCTCAGGGGTGAGAGTGATTGGCTGATGGGTTGGAGTGATACCCAGGGCCTGGACCTGCTCAGAGGTGAGAGTGATTGGCTGATGGGTTGGAGTGATACCCAGGGCCTGGGTCTGCTCACGGGTGAAAGTGATTGGCTTAGGAGGGATCAGAGGGAGACCCAGGGCCTTGGCTTGCTCGGGCGTGAGATTAGTTCTTTGTGCTTCAGCCTGCTGAGTGGTGAGAGTGGTTCCGTGGACCTGGTACTGTTGAGGGATCAGATTGACCCTCTGTGCCTTGACTTGCTCAGGAGTGAGAGTGATCCCCAGGGCCTTAGCCTGCTGAAGGTTGAGAGTGATTCCCAGGACCTGGGCCTGTAGGGGAGTCAGACTGATTCTGTCCTCTTTGTACTGCTCAGGAGTGAGAGTGACCCCTAGGGCCCGAGCCTGCTCATGGGTTAGACTAATCCTCTGGGACTTAGTTTGCTCAGGGGTGAGAGTGATACCTAGGGCCTCAGTCTGCTGACGGGTGAGAGTAATCCTTGGTTCCTTGTCTTGCTCAGGAGTGGGAGTGGTTTCTTGTTCCAGGATCTGCTGGAAGGGTGGAATTGTTCTTTGGGTATCTGTGACTCCAGATATCTCTTCAGTAGTCACTTGGGAGATCTGCACTGCCTCAGGTTTTTCTGATATGAGAGACTCCTTTGGAGTCTGTGTCGGCTTAAGAATCCTAGGAACCATCAGCTTAGCCCCAAGCTCTTGCTCCTGCCCTGCTGTGAAAGCAGTCTTTAATTCTATAGTGTGTTCATGAGTAAGAGGACCACTCAAAGTTTGTGCCTGCTCAGAGGTGAGAGATGCCATTGAAAGCTGAGGGGACATCTGAGGGCCTATTATCTGGGCCTGCTCAGGGACATGCACTTGGTGGGGCTTTGGAGAAACGAAGGGGATTCtggaagaggagagagtgagTTTGGGCTGCTGTTCCTCCGTGGCCCCCATTACACCAGGCTCCACCTGGAGCGCCTGCGCCTGACTTATCTGCGGTTTCGGGGCCTTCATCAGCCTGGGAGTTAGATTGATGGAGGTCTTGCTGACACCCTTCCACAGGTCCTGATGACCCGGCTCGCTCCACTTCGGCTTTTCTGCATCCTCTGCATCTCCCAGGTCCTGAACCTGGTGGCCTTGTGAGTCTTTGAATGCTTGCATCCACACCTCCAGCAGCTCCGTTTTGTCCTTCGTCCTCAGTCCTGGCTCTTCCTTCTGCAcagccgctgccgctgccgctgccgccacCGCCGCCTGTGGCTGTTCCTTCGTCGTTTTGTATTTGAAGTCACTCTCTATCTCATTTAAGAGCATCTGTACCAGTTTCTTAATTGCTGGGTCTGTGATCTCACTGAGGAGAACTCTGCCAACCTCAGACTTGGCGCCGACCGCCCCCTGCTTAGGAAGCATCCGTGACAGTGCTCCCTTTGGCTGTTTCTTGGGCTTCTCTTTAGGTTGAACCTTTCTTTCATCTCTGTATGTCCTCAAGGCTACAGTCACAGTTTCAGCCACTTTTTGGAAATATTCCTCTATTTTTGCCTTTATGACGTTTAAATTTTCAACTTCTGCTTTTCCCAGTGACGACTCCTCCTTCCGTATACTCTTTGGATCAAAAGCCTTTCCTACATTATTCGTCTTCTCTCTCAGGAAGGCCAGGATGGCTCTTTGAAATGATTCTAGACTGCCCTGCTCACCTTCATCAGGGGTTACTGAAGTCACCTTAGAAGTCTTGGGTTGTAACTTACCAGACcgttttgtttcttcagtttttgCTATGAGTCTTTTCcactttgtttctggtttttgtagCTCTGGGGTACCCTCAGGCTGAAGCAGATCTATTTCACTCTTGGCTTCTTTGTCTGTTAATTTAAGGGTGGACTCTCTACTCTCTGGTGAGCCTGTGCTGCCTGGAATCAGCTGCTCAGATCTGCCCTTCTTGAGTTGTTCCCACATGGGACTTGGTCCCCCTCTGCCTTGCTCGGCCTTTGCTTTACCCACTTTCTTCTTGTCCATTGCTTTTAGAATATCCAGTTGAGTGAGTTTCTTTTCCTCCGTTTCCAGATTTGTGTCCAAGGTCTCCTCTGTCAGTGGCAGGCCTTTGAGTTTTATCTGGTCTTGGGGGGCCTCAGCTTTGTCCTCAACTTGCTGCTTAGCTGCATCCGGAGCCCCTTCACTGGAAGATGGGTCCCATGTCACTGTGGAGCTTTTGGTCCCTTCCTTCTGGGAGTcgtctgtctttccttccctctcagagTCCCTGGACTCCCTGCTGAAAAACGGCCCCTGTAAAGGCAGTATTTTCAAGGACCCAGCCGGGTGTATCATCTGGCGTCCAAGATAATTTTTGATGCGAATAAGTTGGTCGCATTTTTCTTCGGATTCTCTAAGTTTCTGCTGGAGCATCTCGTTCTCCTCGCTGAGttcttggatgacctgcttggaGCGGTCTTTCTCCTTatcttcctcttgctcttccttcAGAACAGACTTGACCACTCGAGAGCTCACGAGTTTTAGTTCATCGCTGACGGTGTTCAGGGCCTTGGAGAGATTGATGACTGTGGTGGACATGTATTTAATGGCAGTATTTTCCAGCTTGCTGAACATCGCTGTGCCGATGAGCTCCTGCAGCATGCCCTGAATCTCTGAAACCTTAGCGTTTAAGCCGATCTGGTCAAAAATCATCTGATCTAGTCTTAAAGCTTGGGCTGTGGCAGGCCGCTTTATAGCTCGGTCTTTCCAAGCTTTCCAGAGAGTGCCTCTAGCCACtggaagaaaaacacaaaacaaaacattacagttgtctttcttcttttatgttgTTCTGTGTCCATGTTTAAGCCTAAGGAACTCAGCCTTGACTAACAGATACTACTAGTATTGGATTTTATTTATAGTTATTACtcaatgagtatatatatatacatatacatacattcatatatatatgttttatagatacatatatatgtggagagaaagagagagagaaattgttaATATATAGTGAAATATCCATGATCTCACTTTCGCATAGGAGATAACCAAGTTAATTACAGAACAGACAAACCCCCTATGCACGAGATATAAAATAACTTATGGAGATACTCCAGCCTGCAAGGACAGCAGCTGTGCTCTCCTTGCCCAAACTATAGGCTACAGATAAAGACTTTTCA encodes the following:
- the Fam186a gene encoding protein FAM186A isoform X2, with product MPVKRQSKVYYESDSDDDDDEFKELATLRKPISNRDNPLSLQFEIPASVQSVIHKIEESHIFRAKEEVIWRLTEIMSNVELIMTRYNIDSMSPGRKGSSSESQKKKRKAFLEKIATVMTNVDLRERTLSKILSWLEEWNLILSEVSAINMDDYYHWTVKMELIPDTLKRISKNVDSLIQMALLLVEEKKRAKKRILARGTLWKAWKDRAIKRPATAQALRLDQMIFDQIGLNAKVSEIQGMLQELIGTAMFSKLENTAIKYMSTTVINLSKALNTVSDELKLVSSRVVKSVLKEEQEEDKEKDRSKQVIQELSEENEMLQQKLRESEEKCDQLIRIKNYLGRQMIHPAGSLKILPLQGPFFSRESRDSEREGKTDDSQKEGTKSSTVTWDPSSSEGAPDAAKQQVEDKAEAPQDQIKLKGLPLTEETLDTNLETEEKKLTQLDILKAMDKKKVGKAKAEQGRGGPSPMWEQLKKGRSEQLIPGSTGSPESRESTLKLTDKEAKSEIDLLQPEGTPELQKPETKWKRLIAKTEETKRSGKLQPKTSKVTSVTPDEGEQGSLESFQRAILAFLREKTNNVGKAFDPKSIRKEESSLGKAEVENLNVIKAKIEEYFQKVAETVTVALRTYRDERKVQPKEKPKKQPKGALSRMLPKQGAVGAKSEVGRVLLSEITDPAIKKLVQMLLNEIESDFKYKTTKEQPQAAVAAAAAAAAVQKEEPGLRTKDKTELLEVWMQAFKDSQGHQVQDLGDAEDAEKPKWSEPGHQDLWKGVSKTSINLTPRLMKAPKPQISQAQALQVEPGVMGATEEQQPKLTLSSSRIPFVSPKPHQVHVPEQAQIIGPQMSPQLSMASLTSEQAQTLSGPLTHEHTIELKTAFTAGQEQELGAKLMVPRILKPTQTPKESLISEKPEAVQISQVTTEEISGVTDTQRTIPPFQQILEQETTPTPEQDKEPRITLTRQQTEALGITLTPEQTKSQRISLTHEQARALGVTLTPEQYKEDRISLTPLQAQVLGITLNLQQAKALGITLTPEQVKAQRVNLIPQQYQVHGTTLTTQQAEAQRTNLTPEQAKALGLPLIPPKPITFTREQTQALGITPTHQPITLTSEQVQALGITPTHQPITLTPEQAQALALILTTEQVKTQRINLSPDQTQALGITPTPQPITFTPEQTQALGITPTPQLITLTPEQAKALANTLTAEQVSLSPQQAEALGITPTPQPTTLTPEQAQALGITPTPQPITLTPEQAQALGITPTPQPITLTPEQTQALGITPTPQPITLTPEQAQALGITPTPQPITLTPEQTQALGITPTPQPITLTPEQAQALGITPTPQPITLTPEQAQALGITPTPQPITLTPEQAQALGITPTPQPITLTPEQTQALGITPTPQPITLTPEQAQALGITPTPQPITLTPEQVQALGITPTPQPITLTPEQAQALGITPTPQPITLTPEQAQALGITPTPQPITLTPEQTQALGITPTPQPITLTPEQAQALGITPTPQPITLTPELVQALGITPTPQPITLTPEQAQALGITPTPQPTTLSPEQAQALGITPTPQPITLTPEQAQALGITPTPQPTTLSPEQAQALGISLIPKQQEISLSPEQAQALGLTLTPQQAQVQKIYLTPQQAQALGITVSPEQAKAKGISLTPEEAHSLGIILTVEQAKAKRINLTPQQAQDLGLTLTPEQAQDLGISLIPKQEISFSPLQAQAMGLTLTPQQAQVQKIYLTPQQAQALGITVSPEQAKGISLTPEEAHSLGIILTVEQAKAQRINLTPQQAQDLGLTLTPEQAQDLGISLIPKQQEISFSPLQAQAMGLTLTPQQAQVQKIYLTPQQAQALGITVSPEQAKGISLTPEEAHSLGIILTVEQAKAQRINLTPQQAQDLGITLTPEQAQDLGISLIPKQQEISFSPLQAQAMGLTLTPQQAQVQKIYLTPQQAQALGITVSPEQAKGISLTPEEAHSLGIALTVEQAKAQRINLTPQQAQDLGLTLTPEQAQDLGIASTLKQAEAVGIIPTPTPEPYQERRLSLTSEQVQALRTSFPTKETLSLGIYLTPKQAQYLGITLTASQAKVMKICLTPEQAQALGITVTPKQAKARRTSLTPEQAQALGVILTPEQAQAHRITVTPEQAQALGIALTPEQAHALGIALTPEQAQAQGIFSPKKFQELDVPLTYRQTKALRSHLSKKQLEAQRSQILISESIQIPKPAVASKYTQTIEIPLTTQPFQAFGALLSKTKETEMGISPLTPKQPQAIVTPPSKRKEKELGISPLTPKQPQAVEPAKAKLPPLTPSQAQPLQKQLAPELTQTLLFTITLQKAQHLGVTFTYEQTQAAAVTLTSEQVAALEDALTENLAWRWEISVTPGMAQEAPNITTTKQLQALGITARQPAQAFPSPFTLEKPATLATSTDRLSQRWKDSYPASIPLQALRPSPTQAPFTPTTSLGIGSLLDSEKPWMSPTYRQTLTDRGQDVLAQPLAPETPPSLRQLLAPGAPPTPGPPLGPRHFFKPRVPPTSGEVPGLVSGGSAAHEELPMSRTTPLQPPEWQGPSRLIPEQGFMPAISSIPLHPFTAEALPTPGRPQRSSKAKPLKPKSARGLPNVTLGFETSQAPFPIEKTQIPKTPDTSEQTQALQDALGVQPFGIFQPYGTSSGIARSQSPLIDEKALSREKPGTPLPSLTTQLPQTPQISTSEKGQKPWLPPIDKPWTPTPVSSTREAKMIVSPTDQHPEDGYVVDVEAQRKNLVTLNQAAQTSALPAQYLTIAKNLIIELLHIDTVRLGYLSRKYVAYRLIQLARNHLTKRVKTIQNTGKGYEVQSLYTMLDRIDQYQKKVMHSWTDKQKQLEQRRKQCLRSMTQFFSQLERGYKLSLSQPMPSIPSFKKIPGFTKLQRPVLELLIDDSKRSDLFKTLGQASVEAVWNADLSTSSYPIIEKAPMSALWAQLGGYPDIPKLLQLDIQSTFRKSLASIRSQSKKIRK
- the Fam186a gene encoding protein FAM186A isoform X1; this encodes MPVKRQSKVYYESDSDDDDDEFKELATLRKPISNRDNPLSLQFEIPASVQSVIHKIEESHIFRAKEEVIWRLTEIMSNVELIMTRYNIDSMSPGRKGSSSESQKKKRKAFLEKIATVMTNVDLRERTLSKILSWLEEWNLILSEVSAINMDDYYHWTVKMELIPDTLKRISKNVDSLIQMALLLVEEKKRAKKRILARGTLWKAWKDRAIKRPATAQALRLDQMIFDQIGLNAKVSEIQGMLQELIGTAMFSKLENTAIKYMSTTVINLSKALNTVSDELKLVSSRVVKSVLKEEQEEDKEKDRSKQVIQELSEENEMLQQKLRESEEKCDQLIRIKNYLGRQMIHPAGSLKILPLQGPFFSRESRDSEREGKTDDSQKEGTKSSTVTWDPSSSEGAPDAAKQQVEDKAEAPQDQIKLKGLPLTEETLDTNLETEEKKLTQLDILKAMDKKKVGKAKAEQGRGGPSPMWEQLKKGRSEQLIPGSTGSPESRESTLKLTDKEAKSEIDLLQPEGTPELQKPETKWKRLIAKTEETKRSGKLQPKTSKVTSVTPDEGEQGSLESFQRAILAFLREKTNNVGKAFDPKSIRKEESSLGKAEVENLNVIKAKIEEYFQKVAETVTVALRTYRDERKVQPKEKPKKQPKGALSRMLPKQGAVGAKSEVGRVLLSEITDPAIKKLVQMLLNEIESDFKYKTTKEQPQAAVAAAAAAAAVQKEEPGLRTKDKTELLEVWMQAFKDSQGHQVQDLGDAEDAEKPKWSEPGHQDLWKGVSKTSINLTPRLMKAPKPQISQAQALQVEPGVMGATEEQQPKLTLSSSRIPFVSPKPHQVHVPEQAQIIGPQMSPQLSMASLTSEQAQTLSGPLTHEHTIELKTAFTAGQEQELGAKLMVPRILKPTQTPKESLISEKPEAVQISQVTTEEISGVTDTQRTIPPFQQILEQETTPTPEQDKEPRITLTRQQTEALGITLTPEQTKSQRISLTHEQARALGVTLTPEQYKEDRISLTPLQAQVLGITLNLQQAKALGITLTPEQVKAQRVNLIPQQYQVHGTTLTTQQAEAQRTNLTPEQAKALGLPLIPPKPITFTREQTQALGITPTHQPITLTSEQVQALGITPTHQPITLTPEQAQALALILTTEQVKTQRINLSPDQTQALGITPTPQPITFTPEQTQALGITPTPQLITLTPEQAKALANTLTAEQVSLSPQQAEALGITPTPQPTTLTPEQAQALGITPTPQPITLTPEQAQALGITPTPQPTTLTPEQTQALGITPTPQPITLTPEQAQALGITPTPQPITLTPEQTQALGITPTPQPITLTPEQAQALGITPTPQPITLTPEQTQALGITPTPQPITLTPEQAQALGITPTPQPITLTPEQAQALGITPTPQPITLTPEQAQALGITPTPQPITLTPEQTQALGITPTPQPITLTPEQAQALGITPTPQPITLTPEQVQALGITPTPQPITLTPEQAQALGITPTPQPITLTPEQAQALGITPTPQPITLTPEQTQALGITPTPQPITLTPEQAQALGITPTPQPITLTPELVQALGITPTPQPITLTPEQAQALGITPTPQPTTLSPEQAQALGITPTPQPITLTPEQAQALGITPTPQPTTLSPEQAQALGISLIPKQQEISLSPEQAQALGLTLTPQQAQVQKIYLTPQQAQALGITVSPEQAKAKGISLTPEEAHSLGIILTVEQAKAKRINLTPQQAQDLGLTLTPEQAQDLGISLIPKQEISFSPLQAQAMGLTLTPQQAQVQKIYLTPQQAQALGITVSPEQAKGISLTPEEAHSLGIILTVEQAKAQRINLTPQQAQDLGLTLTPEQAQDLGISLIPKQQEISFSPLQAQAMGLTLTPQQAQVQKIYLTPQQAQALGITVSPEQAKGISLTPEEAHSLGIILTVEQAKAQRINLTPQQAQDLGITLTPEQAQDLGISLIPKQQEISFSPLQAQAMGLTLTPQQAQVQKIYLTPQQAQALGITVSPEQAKGISLTPEEAHSLGIALTVEQAKAQRINLTPQQAQDLGLTLTPEQAQDLGIASTLKQAEAVGIIPTPTPEPYQERRLSLTSEQVQALRTSFPTKETLSLGIYLTPKQAQYLGITLTASQAKVMKICLTPEQAQALGITVTPKQAKARRTSLTPEQAQALGVILTPEQAQAHRITVTPEQAQALGIALTPEQAHALGIALTPEQAQAQGIFSPKKFQELDVPLTYRQTKALRSHLSKKQLEAQRSQILISESIQIPKPAVASKYTQTIEIPLTTQPFQAFGALLSKTKETEMGISPLTPKQPQAIVTPPSKRKEKELGISPLTPKQPQAVEPAKAKLPPLTPSQAQPLQKQLAPELTQTLLFTITLQKAQHLGVTFTYEQTQAAAVTLTSEQVAALEDALTENLAWRWEISVTPGMAQEAPNITTTKQLQALGITARQPAQAFPSPFTLEKPATLATSTDRLSQRWKDSYPASIPLQALRPSPTQAPFTPTTSLGIGSLLDSEKPWMSPTYRQTLTDRGQDVLAQPLAPETPPSLRQLLAPGAPPTPGPPLGPRHFFKPRVPPTSGEVPGLVSGGSAAHEELPMSRTTPLQPPEWQGPSRLIPEQGFMPAISSIPLHPFTAEALPTPGRPQRSSKAKPLKPKSARGLPNVTLGFETSQAPFPIEKTQIPKTPDTSEQTQALQDALGVQPFGIFQPYGTSSGIARSQSPLIDEKALSREKPGTPLPSLTTQLPQTPQISTSEKGQKPWLPPIDKPWTPTPVSSTREAKMIVSPTDQHPEDGYVVDVEAQRKNLVTLNQAAQTSALPAQYLTIAKNLIIELLHIDTVRLGYLSRKYVAYRLIQLARNHLTKRVKTIQNTGKGYEVQSLYTMLDRIDQYQKKVMHSWTDKQKQLEQRRKQCLRSMTQFFSQLERGYKLSLSQPMPSIPSFKKIPGFTKLQRPVLELLIDDSKRSDLFKTLGQASVEAVWNADLSTSSYPIIEKAPMSALWAQLGGYPDIPKLLQLDIQSTFRKSLASIRSQSKKIRK